Sequence from the Anaerolineales bacterium genome:
AGGATTCACATTTGCGGGAACACCACGATGCTGCATTTGTGGGAGGGCGCGGACCTCGCCGGCCTGAGCCGGATGCCGTTCGAACCCGCTTTCCTGGAGAGCCGCGAGACGGCGCTCGACCTAGAAGGGGCGGACGGCGCGGAGTGCCGCCTCCTGCCGATGATCTCCGCCTTCGTGGGCGCGGACATTTCCGCCGGAATCCTCGCCTGCGGCTTGGCCGACGCCAGGGGGCGGCCCGAACTGCTGGTCGACATCGGCACCAACGGCGAAATCGTACTTTCCGCGGAGGGCAAGCTGTGGGCCACCGCCACGGCGGCAGGCCCGGCTTTCGAGGGCGCCGAGATCTCATGCGGGATGCCCGCCATGGACGGCGCGGTGGATACGGTCGATCAATGCGGCGGAGTCTTCTCGTTCACCGTGCTCGGCCGTCTGCCGCCGGCGGGGATCTGCGGGTCGGGGTTGCTGGATCTGTTGGCCGGCCTGCGGCGCGCCGGGTTGTTGGATGAAAACGGCGCGCTGAAAGTGGAGGCGGACTCCGCAGGTGAAAAAGCGTTCACCCTGTCGGAGGATCCGCCTTTGCGTATCACCCAAGCCGACATCCGCCGGCTGCAGCTCGCCAAAGGCGCGATCGCCGCAGGCATCCAAACGCTGTGCCGGAGCGCCGGCGTAAGGTTAGAAGAGGTCGGGATGGTGCATTTGGCGGGCGGGTTCGGCAGCAGCCTCTCGCCCGAGTCGGCGCGGATCGTCGGCCTGATCCCACAGGAACTGGGCGGGCGGATCGAGCCGGCCGGGAACACCGCCCTGGCGGGCACCCTGATGACCGCCCGCGATCCGGCGTTGCTCGAAGGGCTGATCGCGCTTGCTCCCGCGGTGCGGGTGCTGGATCTTTCAAGGGCGCCCGGCTTTCAGGAGGAGTTCGTGAATGCGATGCGGTTTCCGCACTCGGCCGGATGAGCGGGCAAGGAGAATGGACACCTTCCCTGATTGCCGATACTCGCATTCCGTTAAACGGGCGGCTGTTCGGGGAAAATCCATTTGCAGGCCAGCGGCTCGACCGGCGATCGTCGTCCCGGGGTTCGCCCCGGTTATGCCGTGTACGACGAGGGCTCCGGGGCGACGAACGGAACCGGGGGAACGCCGGCGGCGCCGTGTTCAGATCATTCCGTTGGAATTGGGCGGTCCGAGGGGCGCCTTTTCGGGAAATACGCCCTATACGGAAGACGCATAGCTTTCTTTTAAAAGTCTGTTCAATTCATTGCGCGCTTGAATGTGGGTGATTTGAAATGCGTATCCCCACTCATCAAGCAAATGCGTTATCGATTTCTCCAATAGGGTTTTTTCGCTGTCGTTTATCTTATTCTGGACCTTATAAAAGGATAAATCCCTTATCACTTCGCACAACGAATGGATCGAACCGTGATGAATTTTATCTTGAATGAGCGATTTTCTCTCGTGGCGGTCGGAAGAAAACGGCGAATATTTTGATTTAAGAATTTTAAAGCATTCCTGCAGATCCTTCATGGAGGAAGGCGGCCGCAGTTTGGTTTCCTTGTTTTCCGACGTGGGAACCCAGATCAGCATTTCTTTTGTTTTCACGACGTAATATTGCCGCGAATCGCCGGAGATCACTTTGTTTTCTATGTTGACGACTTCGGCAAAGCCGAAGGAAGCATGGATCACTTTTTCGCCGATGTGAAAGGCCATGACACTCTCCTTCGAAAAAAGAAACCAGCCCAAAAAAAAGGACTGGTCCGCATTTTGTCCTTGATTTATCGAACGGATTATAACAGAAAAGCCCTCATTCACCAACCCGGCGACAGAGGAGAACCTTCTCGAACGGGCGCAGGTGCGGGTGTTGCTTGCCAACTGCAATCCAGCCTGGGCGGGAGTTGGGGCCATCCCGACAATAGGATTGTGATACTATTATTCCCAATTTGCAGCCATCCAACTTTTACAGTTGGGCAATGGTGTCGGGCTCGCGAAAAGATCGATCGGGCAAAGGAGTGAGATGGGCTACTTCAACGGCAAAACGGCGATAGTGACCGGAGGCGCTTCCGGAATCGGAAGCGCGCTTTGCGAATCCCTCGCACAAAGAGGGGCCAAGGTTGTCGCCGCGGATATCGACGCCGAGGGCGCGCGGCGGGTTGCCGCCCGAATTGAGGAGGGCGGCGGAAAGGCATCCGCGGCGGAGGTGGACGTCTCGCAGGAAGCGGCCGTGGAAAACCTCGTCCGGGAAACGGCGGCAAAGAACGGCCGCCTGGATCTGATGTTCAACAACGCGGGCGCCACACTGTGCGGGGAAGTCCGCGACCTGACTCTCACGGATTGGCGGCGGATGATCGATATCAATCTGTGGGGCGTGATTTACGGAACGGCGGCGGCTTACCGGGTGATGGTCGCCCAGGGATCCGGACAGATCGTCAACACCGCCTCGTTGGACGGCCTGATGCCCATGCCGATGGCTGCTCCCTATACCGCCGCCAAGCATGCCGTGGTCGGGCTGTCGACCACCTTGCGGATGGAGGCGGCCGACCTGGGAATCAAGGTGAGCGTTGCTTGCCCCGGGGCCGTAAAAACCAACATCCTCGAAGGGGCGTCGTTTGTCGGGGTGAAACGCGAAGGGGCGATCGGGGAAATCGGCGCGTTCAAGATGATGGAACCCGGCGACTGCGCCCGCGCCATCCTGCGCGGCGTTGAGCGCAACCGGGCCGTCATCCTGGACGGCGCAGTTCACAATCGGTTGTTCTGGTGGCTGTATCGTCTGAATCCGGACTTGTACGCCGCGTTGGTGAAAATGGGGGTGAGTGAAATCCGGAAGCACCGCATCCAAGCCTGAGCGGGGGCGAGAAAGGGCGGCGGCCGGGATGGCGGCCGGTTCGGGATCGGGCGGAGATCACGCGAACCTGATCCCCGGGAACGCTGCCGGTTTCCGCAAGCCGTCCGCAACGACCGCCCACGAAAATACCGAGGCGGATATTCCCCTACGGGCGTGACCGTGCCGGATTCCGGCGGCGGGGCGTGCATCGAGCGGCAGGCCGCGGCGCCGGGCGATAACCGGCTACGGCTTTGGGCGTATCCACCCGGCGGAGAGATCCGCGACGGCAGATCTTAACAGGGTGTTGAAGAAGCCCGTAAAGGATGTCATTGCGAACGACCGCAGGGAGCGAAGCCCGTCCCGGCAAGCCCACCGGGCGGGGCCGGGGCGGGGCTCGCAATGACATCGCTAGGCTTTTTCAACACCCTGCTAATGGAAAAACCACGCTGTTCGCAAAGGAGAACGCCATGCTTTTGGAACTTTCGGACCGCTTGCGCGCCTGGGCCGATGGCCGGCTGATCCTGGCTGTTCTGGCGGCGTTTATCCTGCTGGTCAACCTGCCTTTGTTTGATCCCGAATTGGTCGCAGCAAGTTTGGACGGCAGGTTCGCCTATACCCCGGAGCAGGCCTTTGCGGCGGTGGCTTCCTACGGCGAGGCGGGCCGCGTTCAAATGCTCCTGCTTCATCTGGCGGATTTCCTGCTGATTGCCGGATACACCCTGCTGCTGTCCCTCACCGTATCCTGGCTGTTCCGGCGCGGATTTAAACCCGAAAGCGGATTGCAGAGAGGCAATTTGGTACCGGTCCTGGGCGGCCTCTTCGACTTGATGGAAAACATTTGGATCATGATCCTGATCTGGGCCTTTCCGGCCCGTCCCGCAATCGTTGCTTGGCTCGCCACGATCTTCACGTCGGGCAAATACCTCATGGGCGTTCCGATCCTTCTCGTGCTGCTGATCGGGTTGGTCAAGGGGGCCGTCAACAAATTCAAGATTCAGGAAGCCGGACCGGCCGGCGGATGAATCATCGGGGGGGCCGGCGATGAGGGGCCTGTTCCGAGGTCAACGATTATAAGCAACCGGACGGGCGAATTCCGGCCGATCTCGCGCGTGGGATTTCTCCGCCATAATCCGTGATTACACTCATGTATGTGCCTGCCCGGCAAAACCGGGCATCGCCGGCAGGCTCGGGGCGCCGGTTGGCGCGGCTTCATCGCGGAGATCGGCTGAAACCCGCTGAATCATTCGATGTCCCTACTGAAGCACGATCCCTTCGATGATGAAACCGTTCCGGTTGTCGACAAGGTTGAAGGTAGTCGCTTCCGGCTTCGCGGCCGGGAAGAGTAGCCAGCCGCTGCAATCGGCGAAATCCTCCCCCGAATAATTCGACCCGCACAGATTCTCTTTTACCGCGGCGCAGCCCCCGGAGTCGATATGGTCGTACCTGTGGTCAAGGTCATCCCGCAGAAAGATATCGTGCCGGTCAACGTCCGGGACATGGTCGTAGCACTGAAGACCGGTAATACTGCTCGACCAGTTCAGAATGAACTGCAATGAGTAGTCTCCGTTTACCCGGACGGCGTTCAGGCATAGCACCTCATAATTGACGAACGGCGGAACGTTGGCGGGAATGTACGCGGCGCATCGATTGTAGTAGTACACTCCGGGGCGGTATGCAGGCGTTCTTGTTAAGGCGGCGGTATTCGAAGGCGGGAACAACCTCGTGGGCGCAGATGTCCGCGTCCGGGTTCCGCGGGCGCCGGGGGGTGCCGTGGCAGGAATTTGCTCCCCTGTTGAAACGGCGATGGGGTTCGGCGCGTGCGCATCCTCTGCGCTGAGTATCGAGGTAAGAAAACTGCAATTGAGGGAAAAAACCAACAATCAGAACAGCCAGACCGGCTTTGTGTGCGGCGGACTCATTGGCCGATTATCTGTCCGGCAAGGATCCAACGCCCGGACCGTTTTAAGGGATCGATTCATGTCAAGCTCACAAAAAAGGACGGTGCAAGGGCGATCGCGGAGTTCCCGTCAGCAAGGGTAGTAGATGCCCCGCTCGTCCGGCCAGGTGTGCATATCCGGTCTTTTGAACATCCTCCGGGCTGTGACGATATCCAGCCCCCGGACGACGATGTCGTTGAGGCTCTGCGGACCCATTCCCATCCTGCGCGCCCATACGAAGGTCGGGATCTCGTCCGGACAATAACCCATCAGATAGGCGCCGATCATGTCCGTCGCTAGGGGATTGGTGCCGGCGACGATCAAGTTCATCGGCACCAAATCGCCGTTCGTGGGGCCGTTGCCTTCCATGGCCGTGGTAGCGTCGATGATGGTCAGGCCCAGCCGGTTCGCGCGGACCATGTCGATGGTCTCGAAGGCGACCCCATCCGATCCCGCGTTGTAGGCTTCCTCGTGGACGCTGTAGCGGACGGTGCCGTATTTGGTGCCTGGATACAAGCCGATTAGGTTTTTCATCCCCAGCGAGACCGACGCCATGTAGTGGGTCTTCATCATCGGAACCGAAACCAGCAGGTCGGTCTGGATCAGTGATTTGTGGATGGTCAGCTTCTTGTAAGCCAGCCCGTCGGGCAATTCCACGGTCGCCATCGGCCCCGTGTGCAGGTTGATCAGCTCGATCGACAATTCAGCGGCCAGATCTTTGTACCCCAGCCGCTGAAACACGTGGTCCTGCAGATCGTTCAGCGTGTCCTCATCGTCCGTGTAGCAGGGGCCTTCCGCGAACACGTTGTATCCAGCCGCCGCCGCCGAACCTTCGCCGATGGACACCGTCCTTTGCTCTCCTCCCACTCTGCTCTCCCGGATCAGATTGGCCAGCCATCCGACGACTTCCGGATTCGTCGTGGAGTTGCTGGAATCCGAAACCAGGTTAGGCTTGAGCATGATGTTCTTGGACTTGCCGAACACCCGCTCGGCGCCGCCCAGCAGGCGGATCGCCTCTTCGACCGCCGGCCGGATGCCGCCGGTGGTTTCCACGACGCTGACGGAGTTTTTTTTCGGCGCGGCCGTCGGGGAAGGCGTGGAAGTGACGGGGATGCAAGTCGGCGTGCAGGCTCCGGCTGCCAACAGCGCGGAGGTGCCGGCCACCCCGGCTTTAAGGAAGTCGCGGCGCGAAAGGCGTTTATGCGGATGCAGGAGTTTCGGCATGGTTCCTCCCGGGAGATGGGACAGGACTACGCCCCATTATACATAACGCAACCGCCGGGATCGTCAGCCCGATCGCCCGGGCCTGCAGGGCACAGCTCAGCGGCCGAGCGGGGAATCCGCAAATCCAAGCCGGGATGCTTCGCTCCCCACGACGAAAACCACGCTGAGAAAAAGCGCAAACCGCGGGAGAATGCTTCTGCTGATCCATTACCTTGCCTCCTATCCTCCTCTTCACAACCCTCCTTCCGCTTTCCCTCGCTCTGCTCGGGACAAGCGCTCAAACCCCGCCATTGCATCCGACGCGCGGGGACGGGGGACCGGCTGCCCCCTTTCCTGACAAATGCAAGTAGCGGGAAGGGGCTTGGGGGTTGGGAGCGAGGAAAGAGAAAGGACGGAAGGCTAAGGAGGTACCTAATTTCTTCAAGGTTTCCTTGGAAGTCCAGAAGGGATAATATCGAAATTTTCCTCGATTGGTTTGTAAATTGCTAACAGGGTGTTGAAAAAGCCTAGCGATGTCATTGCGAGCCCCGCCCCGGCTTCGCCGCGGCGAGGACGGAGGAGCGAAGCGACCCCGGCCCACCCTACGCCGGGGCGGGCGAAGCAATCTCCCTCTTTTTCCAGCGAAGGAGATAGCTTCGCTCCCTGCGGTCGCTCGCAATGACACCCTTTACGGTTTTTTTCAACACCCTGCTAGGGGAAAAAACATGAAACGCTCCCAGATCAACACAATCCTGCGCTCCGCGAAAACCTTTCTTCGCTGTAGAAAATTTTCCCTTCCGCCGTTTGCCTACAGGACCTCGGGAGGATTGGGTTGAAACACGCAGCGCGGCCGGCGATATCACCACCGACCGCCTGGGATGGGACATCACCGATTTCGGGACCGGGGATTCCGAAAAGCGCGGCTTGTTCCTGATCTTGAAAACGGGGGCATGATCTTCGGCGGGGAAGGCTATGCGTTGTAGGCGCTCGAGGTGACCTTTCCGCCGCTTTCCTGCCACTGGGTGTGGAAGAATTCGCCGCGCGGCGCGTCGATCCGCTCGTAGGTGTGGGCGCCGAAGTAATCGCGCTGGGCCTGCAACAGGTTGGCCGGCAGCCAGGCCCGGCGGTAGCTGTCGAAAAACGAAAGCGCGCTGGCCATCGTCGGCACAGGGATGCCCCTCTGCAGCGCCTTGGACGTCACCCGCCGCCACATCGGCTGGGCCGCCTCGATCTGCCCGCGGAAATACGGATCCAGCAGGAGGTTGGTCAGGTCCGGCCGGCGGTCGAAGGCCTCCTTGATCTTCCCCAGAAAAGCCGAACGGATGATGCAGCCGCCGCGCCACATCAGCGCGATCCCGCCGTAGTTAAGGTTCCAGCGGTGTTCCTCCGCCGCGTCGCGCATCAGCATGTAGCCCTGGGTGTAGGAAATGATCTTCGAGGCGTAAACCGCCTCCTGCAAGGCGCGCAGGAAGGACCGGGAGTCGCCGGCGATCCGCGGCTTAGGGCCGCTGAGCACCTTCGATGCCGCGACGCGTTCCTCCTTCAGGGCCGAGAGCGACCGGCTGAGTACGGCTTCGACGATCATCGTCAGCGGGATGCCCTGGTCCAGCGCGGAGATGCTCGTCCATTTGCCGGTGCCCTTCTGCCCGGCGGCGTCGAGGATATTATCGACCAGCGGACTGCCGTCGGAATCCTTGTGCGCAAGGATGTCGGCGGTGATCCCGATCAGGTAGGAATCCAGCTTGCCCTTGTTCCAGCGGGCAAAGACCTTGTGCATCGCGCCGGCTCCCATCCCGAGCCCTTCGCGCATCAAGTGGTAGGCCTCGCAGATCAACTGCATGTCGCCGTATTCGATTCCGTTGTGGACCATCTTGACGTAGTGCCCGGCGCCGTTCTCCCCGACCCAATCGCAGCACGGATCCTCGCCGCCGTCCGGGCGCTTCACCTTGGCGGCGATCGCCTGGAAGATCGGCTTGACGTGCGGCCAGGCGGCCGGCGATCCGCCGGGCATGATCGACGGCCCGCGCCGGGCGCCTTCCTCGCCGCCCGAAACGCCGGTGCCGATGAACAGCAGCCCCTTGGATTCGATGTAGGCGGCGCGGCGGATGCTGTCGGCGAAATTCGAGTTGCCGCCGTCGATGATGACGTCGCCCGGCTCGAGGTGCGGCAGCAGCCGCTCGATCATCTCGTCCACCGGCGGACCGGCCTTGATCATCAGCATCACCCGCCGCGGGCGCTTGAGCGCCGCCGCCAGCTCGGCGATCGAGCGAGTCCCGATCACCCGCGTGCCCTTGGCGCCTTCGGCGAGGAATTTGTCGACCGTCGCCTGCGTGCGGTTGTAGACGGCCACGGTGAATCCGTGGTCGTCCATGTTCAACACCAGGTTCTGTCCCATCACCGCCAGGCCGATCAAGCCGATGTCTGCGTCGCCCATATGGATGTCCTTTCATCGTTTGTCGGGCGGGTTGAGGATTGTGTGAGGACGGTTCTCGAAGCACCTCTTCTTCAATCCTCAACAAGCCCTACGTGTTAATGCGGTACAGCATTTCCCCGGCCTTTGGGACCGCGAGGACTCCCTCCGCCTCGCGCCCTTCCCACTCCCGCCGGTCGACCTCCCGCGGATCGAGATACCCGAGGTTGATCCGCCGGCAGCGTTCCTCCGGGATCCCGGTGGCGAGCGTCACCCGGATGCGCGGGGTTTCCACGCCCGTCGCCGGATCGTATTCCCCCAATCCCTTGACGTGGGTCGAATGGGCCAACACGCCGCCCGGGTAGCGCTTGAACTTCTCCCATTGTTTGACGAAATAATCCCGGCAATGATAGCCGATCTCGTCGATCAGGCGGCCGTGGGTGTGGCTGACCTCGCGGACGTGCGGCGCGTAGATCACCACTTCGCCGCCGTCGGCCATGGCCGGCTCCATCTTGTACATTCCCTTGGCCGCGGTCCACAGGTCGTCGTACATCTCGGGCATGATCGAAAGCGCGCGCCGCAGGGGCTTTGCGAGGAAGCGGATGTGAACCTGCGCCGAGAGACCGGCCGCCGCGCGCCAGGCCTCTTCGGGCGCGCCGGCAAACAGGCCGGCCACGCCCTCCTCGCGCACCACCAGCGCCAGGCAGGTCTTCGGCCGGTCGATCATCTCCGCCGCGCGGTCGATCACCGCCCGCACCGGCGTGTAACCGGAGCCGATGATCTTATAGCTGGTCAGCAGCGCCCCCAGCCAATGGGTGAAATCGATGATCTCCGGACCGGCGATCCCGGGGAAGAAATATTTGTTGCCGCCGGAAAAGCCGACCACTTCGTGCGGGAACACCGGGCCGCAGATGAGCAGGTGGTCGTAGGCGAAGATCAGCTTGTTCAGCGAGACGGGGACGTCCTGAGCGAGGAGCCCGCCGGAGATGCGGCGGATCTCGTCGGCGGGGATCGTCCCCACCTTCGCGAAGGCCGCTTTGTCACCCCATTCGTGGTTGAAAATCCGAGTCGGTCCGGCTCGTCCGTCTGCCACCGCTTTTCCCACCAGCCGGCCGAGTTGTTTGTCGCTCATCGGCGGATGCGTCCCGAGCGCGACCAGGAAATCCAGCGCGGCGGCGCGCGGGCCCGCTTCCTCGCGCAGCAGATCGAACATCTGCGGCATGGGCATCGAGCGGGTTCCGTCGGGGATGATCGCCAACACGCGTTTGCCGTCGAGCTTCAGCGCCCCCAGGCTTTCGCGGACGATCGCTTGCAGTTCGGCGTCGGATAAAATCCGATCGGGATGACCCTGTCCGTGAACCATGGCTTCAACTCCCGCTTCCTACACTCCGCTGAAGGCCGAAAAGCCGCCGTCGATCGGGAGGACAACGCCGGTGACGAAGGCGGCGGCCGGGGAGAGCAGAAAAAGCACGGCTCCAATCAGGTCCTCCGGTTCGCCGAATCGGCTCATCGGCGTATGGGCCAGGATCGTCTTCCCGCGCGGAGTGAGCTCGCCGCTGGCGGCGTCGGTCAGCAGGAAGCGGTTCTGTTCGGTCAGGAAGAAGCCGGGCGCGATTGCGTTGACCCGGATCCGCGGCGAATATTCCTGCGCCAGGTGCACCGCCAGCCACTGCGTGAAATTGCTCACCGCCGCTTTGGCCGCCGAATACGCCGGAATGCGGGTCAGCGGCCGGAAGGCGTTCATTGAGGAGATGTTGAGGATGCATCCCTCCCCGCGCTCGGCCATCGCCTTGCCGAACACCTGGCTCGGCAGCAGCGCGCCGAGGAAGTTCAGGTCGGTCACGCCGCGCACGGCTTCGGGCGGGATGTCGAAAAAGGAAAGCTCGGCCGAGGTCGAAGCCTGCTTGCGGTTTCCGCCGGCCCCGTTGATCAGGATGTCGATCCGTCCGAAATCCGAAAGGATGGAGTCGCATCCTCGCCGGAGGGAAGCAGGATCCAGGACGTCGGCCGCCTGCGCCAGCGCCTGCCCGCCCGCGGCGCGGATGTCCGCGGCCGTTTTTTCGGCCGCATCCTTCGCCAGGTCCAACACCGCGACCTGTGCGCCGCGGCGGGCAAGCGCGTGGCACAACGTCCCGCACAACACGCCCGCGCCGCCGGTGACCACCGCCGTGCGGCCGGAAACGTCAAAGAGGGAATTCGTATTTTCTGTCATGGCATCCGCCTCGTTTTTTTTCCAAGGTGGTCCGGGGTAGGCGCGAAGCGCCGGATCCTTGGGGCTTACCTAAAAAAAAAGGCAACCGCTGTCTATGGATCGTCATGCCCGCAAGTACGTAGCGGGCATCCGGTCGCAGAAGCCCGGATTCCCGCTAAACCCACCCCCGGCGAAGAACGCGCCGAGAGCCGGCGTGGGAATGACGACCAATCGACCGCAAGGCATCCTGTAGAATGCCGTCCTCCCGCCGCGGCGCTCCGGGACAGGCACCGCCACCTTCTCCCAGCGTTAACTGGGAAGCCTGTCCCGGTGGTCTTCCGGGAAAGGAAGGGATGAGGGATTAGAACCGGTAGGCCTTCTTGGCCAGCCGGTAGGCGGTATCCCGGATCATTTCCTGCGCGTCTTCGCGGTCCACGATTCCGCGCACCACCAAACCCGCGATCCAATTGGCGTCCACCCGCCGCGAAAGATCGTGCCGCGCCGGTATCGATGGGAAGGCGCGGGTGTCGTCGTTGAACCCGGCGGTGTTCCACAACCCGGCGGTCTCGGTGACCCATTCACGGTAGCGGGTCATCCCGTTCAGGCTGTCGTGGAACCACCAAGCCGGCCCGAGCTTGACCGCCGGGTAGTGGCCGGCGATCGGCGCCAGCTCCCGGGTGTAGGCGGATTCGTCGAGCGTGAACAGGATCAGCGTCAGCCGCGGATCGTTGCCGTGGCGTTCCAACAGCGGCCTCAGCGCTTCGGTGAACTCGCTGCGGACGGGGATGTCGGCGCCCTTGTCGCGGCCGAAGCGTCCGGCGACGAGCGGGTTGTGGTTGCGGCAGGCGCCGACGTGGAACTGCATCACCAGCCCGTCCTCGATGCTCATCCGTGCGCTTTCCAGCGCCAGGTGGCCCGCGAAGCGGACCGCGTCGGCTTCCGTCGCCTCGCCCTTCCAGGCGCGCCGGAAGACCGCCTCGGCCTCGGCGCCGCTCAGCCGTTCGGTGTAGGCGGTCTGCGCGGCCTGGTCGGTGGCGGTGGCGCCCATCGATTTGAAAAACGCGCGCCTGTCTTCCAGCGCCCGGATCAGGTCGGCGCAGCCGCCGATGTCGAAACCGCAACGCGCGCCGAGCGCCTCGACGTTCTTCTTCCAGGCCGGCGATCCGATGTGA
This genomic interval carries:
- a CDS encoding DUF4445 domain-containing protein, with translation MARQVRGTKGQTLLDAMRAVFPNAEAPCGGSGRCGRCRVRVRADAAAGRLPEGLLSPPDEEEKRLLGTEEIQAGGRLSCRARFQHDGSLLVERQEREFFLPNIIRMKAASAAEGGETCAAVDLGTTTVACALADVAGGGILARAAEANRQRSYGQDVVSRIENGLRAPDQAAGMRRLIHEQAQAMLDGLCRRSGTNRPPRIHICGNTTMLHLWEGADLAGLSRMPFEPAFLESRETALDLEGADGAECRLLPMISAFVGADISAGILACGLADARGRPELLVDIGTNGEIVLSAEGKLWATATAAGPAFEGAEISCGMPAMDGAVDTVDQCGGVFSFTVLGRLPPAGICGSGLLDLLAGLRRAGLLDENGALKVEADSAGEKAFTLSEDPPLRITQADIRRLQLAKGAIAAGIQTLCRSAGVRLEEVGMVHLAGGFGSSLSPESARIVGLIPQELGGRIEPAGNTALAGTLMTARDPALLEGLIALAPAVRVLDLSRAPGFQEEFVNAMRFPHSAG
- a CDS encoding SDR family oxidoreductase: MGYFNGKTAIVTGGASGIGSALCESLAQRGAKVVAADIDAEGARRVAARIEEGGGKASAAEVDVSQEAAVENLVRETAAKNGRLDLMFNNAGATLCGEVRDLTLTDWRRMIDINLWGVIYGTAAAYRVMVAQGSGQIVNTASLDGLMPMPMAAPYTAAKHAVVGLSTTLRMEAADLGIKVSVACPGAVKTNILEGASFVGVKREGAIGEIGAFKMMEPGDCARAILRGVERNRAVILDGAVHNRLFWWLYRLNPDLYAALVKMGVSEIRKHRIQA
- a CDS encoding DUF362 domain-containing protein yields the protein MPKLLHPHKRLSRRDFLKAGVAGTSALLAAGACTPTCIPVTSTPSPTAAPKKNSVSVVETTGGIRPAVEEAIRLLGGAERVFGKSKNIMLKPNLVSDSSNSTTNPEVVGWLANLIRESRVGGEQRTVSIGEGSAAAAGYNVFAEGPCYTDDEDTLNDLQDHVFQRLGYKDLAAELSIELINLHTGPMATVELPDGLAYKKLTIHKSLIQTDLLVSVPMMKTHYMASVSLGMKNLIGLYPGTKYGTVRYSVHEEAYNAGSDGVAFETIDMVRANRLGLTIIDATTAMEGNGPTNGDLVPMNLIVAGTNPLATDMIGAYLMGYCPDEIPTFVWARRMGMGPQSLNDIVVRGLDIVTARRMFKRPDMHTWPDERGIYYPC
- a CDS encoding D-lyxose/D-mannose family sugar isomerase, encoding MKRSQINTILRSAKTFLRCRKFSLPPFAYRTSGGLG
- a CDS encoding D-lyxose/D-mannose family sugar isomerase, coding for MPTGPREDWVETRSAAGDITTDRLGWDITDFGTGDSEKRGLFLILKTGA
- the gnd gene encoding decarboxylating NADP(+)-dependent phosphogluconate dehydrogenase, which translates into the protein MGDADIGLIGLAVMGQNLVLNMDDHGFTVAVYNRTQATVDKFLAEGAKGTRVIGTRSIAELAAALKRPRRVMLMIKAGPPVDEMIERLLPHLEPGDVIIDGGNSNFADSIRRAAYIESKGLLFIGTGVSGGEEGARRGPSIMPGGSPAAWPHVKPIFQAIAAKVKRPDGGEDPCCDWVGENGAGHYVKMVHNGIEYGDMQLICEAYHLMREGLGMGAGAMHKVFARWNKGKLDSYLIGITADILAHKDSDGSPLVDNILDAAGQKGTGKWTSISALDQGIPLTMIVEAVLSRSLSALKEERVAASKVLSGPKPRIAGDSRSFLRALQEAVYASKIISYTQGYMLMRDAAEEHRWNLNYGGIALMWRGGCIIRSAFLGKIKEAFDRRPDLTNLLLDPYFRGQIEAAQPMWRRVTSKALQRGIPVPTMASALSFFDSYRRAWLPANLLQAQRDYFGAHTYERIDAPRGEFFHTQWQESGGKVTSSAYNA
- a CDS encoding DUF2088 domain-containing protein, with the protein product MVHGQGHPDRILSDAELQAIVRESLGALKLDGKRVLAIIPDGTRSMPMPQMFDLLREEAGPRAAALDFLVALGTHPPMSDKQLGRLVGKAVADGRAGPTRIFNHEWGDKAAFAKVGTIPADEIRRISGGLLAQDVPVSLNKLIFAYDHLLICGPVFPHEVVGFSGGNKYFFPGIAGPEIIDFTHWLGALLTSYKIIGSGYTPVRAVIDRAAEMIDRPKTCLALVVREEGVAGLFAGAPEEAWRAAAGLSAQVHIRFLAKPLRRALSIMPEMYDDLWTAAKGMYKMEPAMADGGEVVIYAPHVREVSHTHGRLIDEIGYHCRDYFVKQWEKFKRYPGGVLAHSTHVKGLGEYDPATGVETPRIRVTLATGIPEERCRRINLGYLDPREVDRREWEGREAEGVLAVPKAGEMLYRINT
- a CDS encoding SDR family oxidoreductase translates to MTENTNSLFDVSGRTAVVTGGAGVLCGTLCHALARRGAQVAVLDLAKDAAEKTAADIRAAGGQALAQAADVLDPASLRRGCDSILSDFGRIDILINGAGGNRKQASTSAELSFFDIPPEAVRGVTDLNFLGALLPSQVFGKAMAERGEGCILNISSMNAFRPLTRIPAYSAAKAAVSNFTQWLAVHLAQEYSPRIRVNAIAPGFFLTEQNRFLLTDAASGELTPRGKTILAHTPMSRFGEPEDLIGAVLFLLSPAAAFVTGVVLPIDGGFSAFSGV
- the uxaC gene encoding glucuronate isomerase produces the protein MTAPPKEFQKKHLPEDRYFGPDPAQKGIARELYVQIRDLSLLCPHGHVDPRMFADPDYSFGTPADLLIIPDHYVYRMLYSQGIPLESLGVPRLDGGPVEKDHRKIWQTFAENFHLFRGTPSGMWLKHELAEVFGVPEKLNGGSAQAVYDQIAARLATPEFRPRRMFERFRIEVLATTDGAADPLEHHRALRDSGWPGRVIPTFRPDDILHIGSPAWKKNVEALGARCGFDIGGCADLIRALEDRRAFFKSMGATATDQAAQTAYTERLSGAEAEAVFRRAWKGEATEADAVRFAGHLALESARMSIEDGLVMQFHVGACRNHNPLVAGRFGRDKGADIPVRSEFTEALRPLLERHGNDPRLTLILFTLDESAYTRELAPIAGHYPAVKLGPAWWFHDSLNGMTRYREWVTETAGLWNTAGFNDDTRAFPSIPARHDLSRRVDANWIAGLVVRGIVDREDAQEMIRDTAYRLAKKAYRF